Proteins encoded in a region of the Chelonoidis abingdonii isolate Lonesome George chromosome 2, CheloAbing_2.0, whole genome shotgun sequence genome:
- the PUF60 gene encoding poly(U)-binding-splicing factor PUF60 isoform X2 produces MEQSIKSVLVKQTIAHQQQQLTNLQMAAVTMGFGDPLSPLQSMAAQRQRALAIMCRVYVGSIYYELGEDTIRQAFAPFGPIKSIDMSWDSVTMKHKGFAFVEYEVPEAAQLALEQMNSVMLGGRNIKVGRPSNIGQAQPIIDQLAEEARAFNRIYVASVHQDLSDDDIKSVFEAFGKIKSCTLARDPTTGKHKGYGFIEYEKAQSSQDAVSSMNLFDLGGQYLRVGKAVTPPMPLLTPATPGGLPPAAAVAAAAATAKITAQEAVAGAAVLGTLATPGLVSPALTLAQPLGALPQAVMAAQAPGVITGVTPARPPIPVTIPQVGVVNPILASPPTLALLEVKKEKEEEEIFQESERPEMLSEQEHMSISGSSARHMVMQKLLRKQESTVMVLRNMVDPKDIDDDLEGEVTEECGKFGAVNRVIIYQEKQGEEEDAEIIVKIFVEFSMASETHKAIQALNGRWFAGRKVVAEVYDQERFDNSDLSA; encoded by the exons ATGGAGCAGAGTATCAAGAGTGTGCTGGTGAAGCAAACCATCGCCCACCAGCAACAGCAACTGACTAACCTGCAG ATGGCAGCAGTGACAATGGGCTTTGGAGATCCTCTCTCACCTTTACAATCG ATGGCAGCTCAGAGGCAGCGGGCACTGGCCATCATGTGTCGTGTGTACGTGGGCTCCATATACTATGAACTGGGAGAGGACACCATCCGCCAGGCCTTTGCCCCATTTGGACCTATCAAAAGCATTGACATGTCCTGGGACTCTGTTACAATGAAACACAAG GGCTTTGCTTTTGTGGAATACGAGGTGCCTGAAGCTGCTCAGTTGGCCTTGGAGCAGATGAACTCAGTCATGCTGGGTGGGAGAAACATAAAG GTCGGCAGGCCTAGTAATATTGGACAGGCACAACCAATCATAGACCAGCTCGCAGAGGAGGCCCGGGCTTTCAACCGCATCTACGTGGCATCTGTTCATCAGGACCTTTCTGATGACGACATTAAGAGTGTGTTTGAGGCCTTTGGGAAGATTAAGTCCTGCACGCTAGCCAGGGACCCCACAACAGGGAAACACAAAGGCTATGGCTTCATTG AGTATGAGAAGGCACAGTCATCACAAGATGCTGTCTCATCTATGAACCTCTTTGACCTGGGTGGCCAATATCTCCGGGTTGGCAAAGCTGTCACTCCCCCAATGCCTCTCCTAACACCTGCAACACCTGGAGGATtaccccctgcagcagctgtagctgcagcagctgccacaGCAAAGATAACAGCTCAG GAagcagtggcaggagctgcagtCCTTGGCACTTTAGCAACACCTGGGCTGGTGTCTCCAGCACTGACACTGGCTCAGCCTCTGGGGGCATTGCCGCAGGCCGTAATGGCAGCACAGGCACCAGGAGTCATTACAG GTGTGACCCCCGCTCGACCACCCATTCCCGTCACTATTCCACAGGTGGGAGTAGTGAATCCTATCCTAGCAAGTCCTCCAACATTGGCTCTGTTAGAGGTtaagaaggagaaggaggaggaggaaatcttccAGGAGTCAGAGAGGCCTGAAATGCTGAGTGAACAGGAGCATATGAGCATATCCGGCAGCAGTGCCCGTCACATGGTGATGCAGAAACTGCTTCGCAAACAGGAG tCAACTGTGATGGTGCTGCGCAACATGGTGGATCCAAAGGACATTGATGACGATCTAGAGGGAGAAGTGACAGAAGAGTGCGGCAAGTTTGGGGCAGTGAACAGGGTCATCATCTACCAAGAGAAgcagggcgaggaggaggacgCTGAGATCATCGTCAAGATCTTTGTAGAGTTCTCTATGGCTTCAGAGACTCACAAAGCCATTCAGGCCCTGAATGGGCGCTGGTTTGCTGGCAGGAAGGTGGTGGCAGAGGTATATGACCAGGAGAGATTTGATAACAGTGACCTGTCAGCATGA
- the PUF60 gene encoding poly(U)-binding-splicing factor PUF60 isoform X1, translating into MDKAQQLSWDFLLSPRNSRKLFRRFPKHPPQIHGLEPAVPRHLPNTYSNGKQAKKYAMEQSIKSVLVKQTIAHQQQQLTNLQMAAVTMGFGDPLSPLQSMAAQRQRALAIMCRVYVGSIYYELGEDTIRQAFAPFGPIKSIDMSWDSVTMKHKGFAFVEYEVPEAAQLALEQMNSVMLGGRNIKVGRPSNIGQAQPIIDQLAEEARAFNRIYVASVHQDLSDDDIKSVFEAFGKIKSCTLARDPTTGKHKGYGFIEYEKAQSSQDAVSSMNLFDLGGQYLRVGKAVTPPMPLLTPATPGGLPPAAAVAAAAATAKITAQEAVAGAAVLGTLATPGLVSPALTLAQPLGALPQAVMAAQAPGVITGVTPARPPIPVTIPQVGVVNPILASPPTLALLEVKKEKEEEEIFQESERPEMLSEQEHMSISGSSARHMVMQKLLRKQESTVMVLRNMVDPKDIDDDLEGEVTEECGKFGAVNRVIIYQEKQGEEEDAEIIVKIFVEFSMASETHKAIQALNGRWFAGRKVVAEVYDQERFDNSDLSA; encoded by the exons ATGGACAAAGCACAGCAGCTAAGCTGGGACTTCCTCCTCTCACCCCGGAACAGCAGGAAGCTCTTCAGAAG GTTTCCGAAGCACCCGCCTCAAATCCACGGTTTAGAGCCTGCCGTTCCTCGGCACCTCCCAAACACGTACAGCAATGGAAAGCAG GCAAAGAAGTATGCGATGGAGCAGAGTATCAAGAGTGTGCTGGTGAAGCAAACCATCGCCCACCAGCAACAGCAACTGACTAACCTGCAG ATGGCAGCAGTGACAATGGGCTTTGGAGATCCTCTCTCACCTTTACAATCG ATGGCAGCTCAGAGGCAGCGGGCACTGGCCATCATGTGTCGTGTGTACGTGGGCTCCATATACTATGAACTGGGAGAGGACACCATCCGCCAGGCCTTTGCCCCATTTGGACCTATCAAAAGCATTGACATGTCCTGGGACTCTGTTACAATGAAACACAAG GGCTTTGCTTTTGTGGAATACGAGGTGCCTGAAGCTGCTCAGTTGGCCTTGGAGCAGATGAACTCAGTCATGCTGGGTGGGAGAAACATAAAG GTCGGCAGGCCTAGTAATATTGGACAGGCACAACCAATCATAGACCAGCTCGCAGAGGAGGCCCGGGCTTTCAACCGCATCTACGTGGCATCTGTTCATCAGGACCTTTCTGATGACGACATTAAGAGTGTGTTTGAGGCCTTTGGGAAGATTAAGTCCTGCACGCTAGCCAGGGACCCCACAACAGGGAAACACAAAGGCTATGGCTTCATTG AGTATGAGAAGGCACAGTCATCACAAGATGCTGTCTCATCTATGAACCTCTTTGACCTGGGTGGCCAATATCTCCGGGTTGGCAAAGCTGTCACTCCCCCAATGCCTCTCCTAACACCTGCAACACCTGGAGGATtaccccctgcagcagctgtagctgcagcagctgccacaGCAAAGATAACAGCTCAG GAagcagtggcaggagctgcagtCCTTGGCACTTTAGCAACACCTGGGCTGGTGTCTCCAGCACTGACACTGGCTCAGCCTCTGGGGGCATTGCCGCAGGCCGTAATGGCAGCACAGGCACCAGGAGTCATTACAG GTGTGACCCCCGCTCGACCACCCATTCCCGTCACTATTCCACAGGTGGGAGTAGTGAATCCTATCCTAGCAAGTCCTCCAACATTGGCTCTGTTAGAGGTtaagaaggagaaggaggaggaggaaatcttccAGGAGTCAGAGAGGCCTGAAATGCTGAGTGAACAGGAGCATATGAGCATATCCGGCAGCAGTGCCCGTCACATGGTGATGCAGAAACTGCTTCGCAAACAGGAG tCAACTGTGATGGTGCTGCGCAACATGGTGGATCCAAAGGACATTGATGACGATCTAGAGGGAGAAGTGACAGAAGAGTGCGGCAAGTTTGGGGCAGTGAACAGGGTCATCATCTACCAAGAGAAgcagggcgaggaggaggacgCTGAGATCATCGTCAAGATCTTTGTAGAGTTCTCTATGGCTTCAGAGACTCACAAAGCCATTCAGGCCCTGAATGGGCGCTGGTTTGCTGGCAGGAAGGTGGTGGCAGAGGTATATGACCAGGAGAGATTTGATAACAGTGACCTGTCAGCATGA